A stretch of Caenorhabditis elegans chromosome IV DNA encodes these proteins:
- the str-161 gene encoding Serpentine receptor class r-10 (Predicted), which yields MLFSVIKPIFQSAGFLISIFANALVIFLVITESPQKLGNYRFLVCYLSVISTIYAFLDFVVAPYTYSHENSALAIMHLEDTVFESIPYFAFLLIVSMCGCFGVNITAIAINFIYRFFALEREGRLRYFDGKRLLIWITLSLINGFITSMLYLTIGPRDEISDYVRENLKLDYQVDIDKSTYVGWLYWKLEFGSKVLNMRDLEVYLGLNALMMVPFCIIILYGFKSYLKIKDLISHGESEYSKRLQLQLYKALVSQTLIPVIFLFAPTGFLLTCPLFGIDIKWSNEPITIIYSIYLAVDSMPIIFLVDEYRNAFLNFFRKILSKPQVATVHYSTSVEMF from the exons ATGCTGTTTTCGGTAATAAAACCCATCTTTCAATCCGctggttttttgatttccatATTTGCAAATGCATTGGTTATATTCCTAGTCATCACAGAATCTCCGCAAAAACTTGggaattatagatttttggtGTGCTATCTCTCAGTAATTTCTACAATATAtgcatttttagattttgtcGTAGCACCT tatacTTATAGTCATGAAAACAGTGCTCTAGCAATTATGCATCTGGAAGACACAGTTTTTGAGTCAATTCCCTACTTCGCATTTCTGTTGATTG tttcaatgtGTGGGTGTTTTGGAGTAAACATAACTGCCATTGCCATCAATTTTATATACAGATTTTTCGCACTTGAAAg agaagGTCGTCTCCGCTATTTTGATGGGAAGCGATTGTTAATTTGGATTACTCTTTCATTGATTAATGGATTTATCACTTCGATGCTGTACTTGACAATTGGCCCCCGAGACGAAATTTCTGATTACGTGAG agaaaatttaaaacttgacTATCAGGTAGATATTGATAAATCAACATATGTTGGATGGCTAtattggaaattggaatttggaTCTAAAGTTTTGAATATGAGAGATCTCGAAGTATATTTGGGTCTCAATGCGTTaatg ATGGTTCCTTTCTGTATAATTATACTTTAtggtttcaaaagttatttgaaaatcaaggaTTTGATATCTCATGGGGAAAGTGAATATTCTAAGAGACTTCAATTACAGCTTTACAAAGCACTTGTATCTCaa ACTCTAATTCctgttatatttttatttgcacCGACTGGTTTCCTTCTTACATGCCCGTTATTTGGAATTGACATAAAATGGTCGAACGAACCAATTACAATAATCTACTCAATTTACCTTGCCGTTGACTCTATGCCAATCATTTTTCTGGTCGATGAGTACAGAAACGCGTTTCTaa ATTTCTTCCGAAAAATCTTATCAAAACCTCAAGTTGCAACAGTTCACTATTCTACTTCAGTAGAAATGTTCTGA
- the T08B6.4 gene encoding Endo/exonuclease/phosphatase domain-containing protein (Confirmed by transcript evidence), which yields MLHQPISLLPSLLLICHVAAQPPPAPAPPAPPQYTNPLPTAYIPVGVGSIPDPAKLEDFGVFGKYLGDDVNYKTCGQKTVKTLNPQFTDSATEATVICEPRPDRVIVRADGAAFDYKTFKRDLKQECELFTCSDQTYPKAKTILGTMDITAFVPGDGSNNMTGKDSNKDVKDVDVEAANPENPETNICKDKRPGYSQKTGAILFANEGKCLEMHKLGRDKYSEEYIQVPRWLQPGESVKNIRPFFFDGQRPESEMDIEFANNRIMFKTPNSMDSLNYKDCNTACDSGKVVKVTMKKSAYRIALALDPNQCSSFRICIAPNDFLDDVKVPECMLGNQIDVMFKTGVVTWPNKGRASLIELMSPYSDLQHPVVIEFGYGVGAGAGASRAEYYIGNDHREIVTSSSNGFKAQDSQQLVFFFPTESCLKPKAGIFSKHIESAKALTSKDVIKGGSYDSETLEPVQAPQNEEPPTTTTPRTAENFVPTSTMKSLELNPLTVIIDANDNGPGSSKSDTVKSERVFVKGKWWWWAIYLGFVIGTLITLAVGGGLFYVLRRTVFGIWYRGMYKRYGCDPSGTTGGITGIGFGNTVTGDVTVQETSGNTTGGGTTTNTTVSETSTLLDKTTAETNKSIAM from the exons ATGCTTCACCAACCAATATCTCTCCTTCCATCTCTACTGTTGATTTGTCATGTGGCAGCACAACCACCACCAGCACCAGCACCACCAGCACCACCCCAATACACAAATCCACTGCCGACAGCGTACATTCCGGTAGGCGTCGGTTCAATTCCGGATCCGGCAAAACTGGAggattttggagtttttggaaaatatctcGGAGACGACGTGAACTACAAAACTTGCGGAcagaaaactgtgaaaacgCTGAACCCGCAGTTCACAGATAGTGCTACCGAGGCGACGGTTATCTGTGAGCCAAGACCAGATCGTGTAATTGTGCGTGCCGACGGAGCTGCATTTGACTATAAAACGTTTAAGAGAGATTTGAAGCAGGAGTGTGAGCTCTTCACGTGCTCTGACCAGACATATCCGAAGGCTAAGACGATTCTAGGGACTATGGACATTACCGCTTTTGTACCTGGCGACGGTTCTAATAATATGACAGGGAAGGACTCGAATAAAGATGTGAAAGATGTTGACGTGGAAGCTGCAAACCCAGAGAACCCGGAGACCAACATATGCAAGGATAAGAGACCCGGATATTCTCAG aagaccGGAGCAATTCTGTTTGCAAACGAGGGAAAATGCTTGGAAATGCATAAGTTAGGCCGAGATAAGTACAGTGAAGAATACATTCAAGTTCCAAGATGGCTTCAACCAGGGGAGAGTGTGAAGAACATTCGGCCATTCTTCTTTGATGGACAG CGTCCCGAGTCGGAAATGGATATTGAATTTGCAAATAACAGAATTATGTTCAAAACCCCGAATTCAATGGATTCCCTGAACTACAAAGACTGCAACACAGCTTGTGACAGTGGAAAAGTCGTGAAGGTCACCATGAAAAAATCTGCTTATCGAATTGCACTTGCTCTTGACCCGAATCAATGCTCATCGTTCCGAATCTGCATTGCTCCAAATGACTTTTTGGACGATGTGAAAGTGCCAGAATGTATGCTCGGAAATCAGATTGATGTGATGTTCAAGACGGGAGTGGTCACTTGGCCCAACAAAGGACGTGCATCGTTGATTGAGCTCATGTCGCCGTACAGTGATCTGCAGCATCCGGTTGTCATTGAGTTTGGGTATGGAGTTGGAGCAGGAGCAGGAGCGAGTCGTGCAGAGTACTACATTGGAAATGACCATCGAGAGATTGTGACAAGCAGTTCAAATGGGTTCAAGGCACAAGACTCTCAACAACTCGTGTTCTTCTTCCCGACCGAGTCTTGCTTGAAGCCAAAGGCTGGTATTTTCTCTAAA catatCGAATCGGCGAAGGCCCTAACCTCAAAGGATGTTATCAAAGGGGGAAGCTATGATTCTGAAACATTGGAACCAGTCCAGGCACCTCAAAACGAAGAACCTCCAACTACCACCACACCAAGAACCGCTGAGAATTTTGTTCCGACAAGTACGATGAAATCACTGGAGCTCAATCCTCTTACGGTCATCATCGATGCAAATGATAATGGTCCGGGCAGCTCGAAGAGTGATACGGTTAAGTCGGAGCGAGTGTTTGTGAAAGGAAAATGGTGGTGGTGGGCCATATATCTCGGCTTTGTCATTGGAACTTTGATCACGTTGGCTGTTGGTGGAGGACTGTTTTATGTGCTCAGACGGACCGTTTTCGGCATTTG gtACCGCGGAATGTACAAGCGATATGGATGTGATCCATCTGGCACCACTGGCGGTATCACTGGTATTGGATTCGGAAATACTGTGACTGGAGATGTGACGGTCCAAGAAACATCTGGAAATACTACGGGCGGTGGAACAACTACGAATACCACTGTGTCTGAGACCTCGACACTTCTTGACAAGACGACCGCTGAGACTAATAAATCAATTGCTATGTAG
- the str-159 gene encoding Serpentine receptor class r-10 (Predicted) — MGIFVIIKLIVKDSCTLIAILTNSLLIYLALTKSPPKMGNYKYLLCYFSVLSITYVTLDFLAAPYVYTFEASSVLLMDLRNTIFTEYPAVAFLIIVSACGCFGATLAAIAINFIYRLWALERKGRLRYFEGKLLIAWILLSLFTGFLSACVFWTTGPNDQINNYIRHNLKEEYDLDVDQTSYIAFVYWKSENRVDYLNILDTSKLMIVNIIMIIPFSIIFYCGLKSYYQIKELISKGENEFSRRLQMQLYKALVAQTFIPTLFLFIPVSLFLVGPLIGINVTWALRAVTVFFSIYLATESLPIIFLVDDYRTAIANIFRRCLSKPQVATVSVHDSD; from the exons ATGGGTATATTTGTGATAATAAAGTTAATAGTGAAAGATTCTTGTACACTTATTGCTATTCTAACAAACTCTCTTCTCATCTACCTAGCTCTCACAAAATCACCaccaaaaatgggaaattacaaatatttattGTGTTATTTTTCTGTGCTTTCAATAACCTATGTAACACTGGATTTCCTTGCGGCACcg TATGTGTATACGTTTGAAGCTAGTAGTGTACTACTTATGGATTTGAGGAATACCATTTTTACTGAATACCCTGCAGTTGCGTTTTTAATAATTG TTTCTGCATGTGGGTGTTTTGGAGCAACACTGGCAGCAATTGCAATCAATTTCATTTATAGATTGTGGGCGTTGGAAAG aaaaggcCGGCTCCGATATTTTGAAGGGAAACTTTTAATTGCTTGGATTTTACTGTCACTGTTTACTGGATTCCTTTCAGCTTGCGTATTTTGGACCACAGGGCCTAATGATCAAATAAATAACTACATTag ACATAATCTCAAAGAGGAATACGATCTGGATGTTGATCAAACATCTTACATTGCATTTGTGTactggaaatctgaaaatagagTAGATTATTTGAACATCCTGGATACGAGTAAGCTCATGATCGTGAACATCATTATG ATAATTCCGTTTTCGATCATATTTTATTGTGGTTTGAAGAGTTATTATCAAATCAAAGAGTTGATTTCAAAAGGGGAAAATGAATTCTCTCGGCGTCTGCAAATGCAATTATACAAAGCATTAGTTGCTCAA ACTTTCATTCCAACACTTTTCCTATTTATTCCTGTGAGTTTGTTCCTTGTTGGTCCATTAATTGGTATCAATGTCACATGGGCTCTCCGAGCAGTTacagttttcttttcaatttatttagcCACTGAATCCTTGCCCATTATCTTTTTGGTAGATGATTACAGAACAGCCATTGCAA atattttccgCCGATGTCTCTCAAAACCTCAAGTGGCAACTGTTTCCGTCCATGATTCtgattga
- the str-156 gene encoding Serpentine receptor class r-10 (Partially confirmed by transcript evidence), producing the protein MGKFSLIKLITQPIAAVLSVLVNSVLILLVITNSPRKMGSYKYLLIYFSALTIVYAALDFVAAPYMFNDESTGVVLVDLRNNLLKDHPDILMFNFVSGVACFGSSLYAIAINFIYRYFAVQREGRLRYFSGFRLVFWILLSILCGIMTGFMFYAIGSRQEISQGLRENLETMYDLDINQTIYYVFLYWQPNDGSQYFTARDIMANMGITILMMIPILLIVFFGTKTYRKVKNLTTHGKSEYSKRLQMQLYKALVAQIIIPSVFLFLPTLLIAAGPLFKLNIPWASLPLSILFSIFSVMDSIRIIFLVDEYRNALFEFFGGFCCVNEVVPASARDTSSDQLGGIL; encoded by the exons atgggaaaattttcccttataaaattaataactCAGCCAATCGCTGCAGTACTCTCTGTTTTGGTAAACTCCGTTCTCATTCTACTGGTTATTACAAACTCCCCACGAAAAATGGGAAGCTATAAATACTTGctcatatatttttcagctctGACAATTGTATATGCAGCTCTTGACTTTGTTGCAGCCCCG TACATGTTTAATGACGAATCGACAGGAGTAGTTCTTGTGGATTTGCGGAATAATTTATTAAAGGACCATCCAgatattttgatgtttaatTTTG TTTCCGGGGTTGCGTGCTTTGGATCAAGTCTTTACGCTATTGCAATCAATTTTATATATCGATATTTTGCTGTTCAAAG AGAAGGCCGCCTCCGATACTTTTCCGGATTTCGCCTTGTTTTTTGGATTCTTTTATCAATTCTCTGTGGAATCATGACAGGGTTCATGTTCTACGCAATAGGTTCTCGTCAAGAAATCTCACAGGGTTTGAG agaaaatttggaaaccaTGTATGACTTGGATATAAATCAAACAATATATTATGTATTTTTGTATTGGCAACCTAACGATGGAAGTCAATATTTTACAGCAAGAGATATTATGGCAAATATGGGGATAACCATCTTGATG atgatTCCTATTCTTCTCATCGTCTTTTTCGGAACAAAGACTTATCGAAAAGTCAAGAATCTGACAACTCATGGAAAAAGTGAATACTCAAAGCGGCTTCAAATGCAACTTTACAAAGCTCTTGTCGCACAg ataattattCCATCTGTTTTCCTGTTTCTCCCGACTTTATTAATTGCTGCAGGTCCACTTTTCAAGCTTAATATTCCATGGGCTAGTCTTCCATtatctattttattttcaattttctcagtgATGGATTCTattagaattatttttcttgtagATGAGTATAGAAATGCACTTTTTG agtttttcgGAGGATTCTGTTGTGTAAATGAAGTCGTTCCCGCTTCAGCTCGTGATACCAGTAGCGATCAGTTGGGAGGGATTCTCTGA
- the str-155 gene encoding Serpentine receptor class r-10 (Confirmed by transcript evidence) translates to MGTFSLIKSITQPIAVVLSVLVNSVLILLVVTNSPRKMGSYKYLLIYFSALTIVYAANDFVSAPYMFNDDSTVVVLVDLKNNLLKDRPDLLLLAVVSGVSCFGISLYAIAINFMYRYFAVQREGRLRYFSGCRLVFWISLSIIGGIMTGLTFYAIGSRQEISHGLRENLETMYDLDMHRTQYWVFLYWQPKDGNQDLTAKDIMANLGLTTSMVIPILLIVFFGTKTYRKVKNLTTHGKSEYSKRLQMQLYKALVAQIIIPSVFLFLPTLLIAAGPLFKLNIPWASLPLSILFSMFSVMDSIPIIFLVDEYRNALFEFFGGFCCVNEVVPASARDTSSTQL, encoded by the exons atgggAACATTTTCCCttataaaatcaataactcAGCCAATTGCTGTAGTACTTTCTGTTTTGGTAAATTCCGTTCTCATTCTACTGGTTGTTACAAATTCCCCACGGAAAATGGGAAGCTATAAATATTTGCTAATATACTTCTCAGCTCTGACAATTGTATATGCAGCAAATGATTTTGTATCAGCACCG TACATGTTTAATGATGATTCAACAGTAGTTGTTCTCGTAGATTTGAAGAATAATTTGCTAAAAGATCGTCCAGATTTATTGTTGCTCGCCGTTG TTTCCGGAGTTTCATGTTTTGGAATAAGTCTTTACGCTATTGCAATCAACTTCATGTACCGCTATTTTGCAGTTCAAAg agaagGCCGCCTCCGATACTTTTCAGGATGTCGCCTTGTTTTCTGGATTTCTTTGTCTATCATTGGTGGAATCATGACAGGGCTTACCTTCTATGCCATAGGTTCTCGTCAAGAAATTTCACATGGTTTGAG agagaATTTGGAAACGATGTATGATTTGGATATGCATCGAACACAATATTGGGTATTTTTGTATTGGCAACCCAAAGATGGAAATCAAGATTTGACAGCAAAAGATATTATGGCAAATTTGGGGCTTACCACATCAATG GTAATTCCTATTCTTCTCATCGTCTTTTTCGGAACAAAGACTTATCGAAAAGTCAAGAATCTGACAACTCATGGAAAAAGTGAATACTCAAAGCGGCTTCAAATGCAACTTTACAAAGCTCTTGTCGCACAg ataattattCCATCTGTTTTCCTGTTTCTCCCGACTTTATTAATTGCTGCAGGTCCACTTTTCAAGCTTAATATTCCATGGGCTAGTCTTCCATtatctattttattttcaatgttctcAGTTATGGATTcaattccaattatttttctcgTGGATGAGTATAGAAATGCACTTTTTG agtttttcgGAGGCTTCTGTTGTGTAAATGAAGTTGTTCCCGCTTCAGCTCGTGATACCAGTAGCACCCAGTTGTGA
- the str-158 gene encoding Serpentine receptor class r-10 (Partially confirmed by transcript evidence) — protein sequence MGIFLLLKSFIQSFAIFVLLITNILIIFLVKTKSPTKMGSYKHLLCYFSCLSMVYGVLEYFIEPYIFSDAVSGVLIMDLRGSAFELYPKISLFLIVGGTSCFGVTIYAIAINFIYRYFAIQRQGRLRYFSGKRIIFWIFISLLGGIISSSLFLTLGPNDEMTEHLRINLSKLYNLDVDRISYIGLLFWTTRSGNLHLRLEDLLKYFALKGFMMIPFCIIIYCGVMSYLKIKNLNSQGESEFSKRLQVQLYKALIAQFLIPMLFLFLPTSTFISCPLFKLDISWMNRIITILYSFYFALDPFPIIYLVDEYRKAVLGFFRYIRRNHQVSSVIMNVSNLE from the exons atgggaatatttttattattaaaaagtttcattcaGTCATTTGCAATATTCGTGTTGCTAATCACAAatattctaataatttttcttgtaaaaacaaaatcacCAACTAAAATGGGTAGCTACAAACATTTGCTCtgttatttttcatgtttatcAATGGTTTACGGTGTTTTGGAATATTTCATAGAACCG TACATATTCAGTGATGCTGTAAGTGGTGTGTTAATTATGGATTTAAGAGGAAGTGCATTTGAATtatatccaaaaatttcactgtttctaATTG TTGGCGGAACATCTTGTTTTGGAGTCACAATTTACGCAATAGCAATCAATTTCATTTATAGGTATTTTGCAATTCAGCG ccaaggCCGCCTTCGTTACTTTTCCGGAAAACGaataattttctggatttttataTCTCTTCTCGGTGGTATCATATCGAGTAGTCTATTCTTGACACTTGGTCCCAACGATGAAATGACCGAACACTTAAG aataaactTGTCAAAACTATACAACTTAGATGTCGATAGAATATCGTACATTGGACTTTTGTTTTGGACAACTAGAAGTGGAAATTTGCACCTGCGACTGGaagatttattgaaatattttgctttaaaagGTTTCATG ATGATTCCATTTTGTATTATCATTTATTGTGGTGTGAtgagttatttaaaaatcaaaaacttgaattctCAAGGTGAAAGTGAATTTTCGAAACGACTTCAAGTGCAATTGTATAAAGCATTGATTGCTCAG TTTCTAATTCCAATGCTTTTCCTCTTTTTACCAACTTCAACTTTTATATCTTGCCCATTATTTAAATTAGATATTTCTTGGATGAACCgtataattacaattttatattcattttatttcgCGTTGGATCCGTTTCCCATAATTTACTTAGTGGATGAATATCGAAAAGCAGTGCTTG gtttCTTCCGCTATATCAGAAGGAATCATCAAGTTTCTTCAGTTATAATGAACGTATCAAATCTGGAATGA